A single region of the Rhipicephalus microplus isolate Deutch F79 chromosome 10, USDA_Rmic, whole genome shotgun sequence genome encodes:
- the LOC119181913 gene encoding transcription factor RFX4, producing MQEDPRPVKCEWGWLRPHSTPATLLWLQQNYEVAEGVCIPRNTLYLHYVDFCARNSMQPVNAASFGKIIRQQFPQLTTRRLGTRGQSRYHYYGIAVRLGSLYFEPPYAKGKFRRALALCDAVAALSDRYRARRADAGHRRQPPQCAPSRLLPEFPRVRQLMLPAGTDADQLAGFVAMYRGHCQRLLDECAQEPPGGMLQCVAHFWRRVPAHLAPLLASNSLANLVGICDGLLYAAVADALLPTYPPPQHDSNTCRAARLLSEQLEPWLDAALAGFPAPLRAIKLHMCRRLSQALERRLSLAKLWPAWRATVPDCAQLDLASVSTEAAAHSPRPGTPSARFVYARVHELCALLGSDEQALFGWLEALVERSVASPSAASAACAAGPMARHFLAVWCAAGAEAERQLPVLRPLRALLDEWVRMLLERLLADALLRQLLDNVANDAPPEACCIDGLLLEPAVYT from the exons ATGCAGGAGGACCCGAGGCCGGTCAAGTGCGAGTGGGGATGGCTGCGTCCCCACTCGACGCCTGCCACGCTGCTCTG GCTGCAGCAAAACTACGAGGTGGCCGAAGGGGTGTGCATCCCGAGGAACACGTTGTACCTGCACTACGTGGACTTCTGCGCGCGCAACTCCATGCAGCCGGTGAACGCCGCCAGCTTCGGAAAG ATCATCCGGCAGCAGTTCCCACAGCTGACCACTCGGCGCCTGGGGACGCGGGGCCAGTCACGGTACCACTACTACGGCATCGCGGTGCGCCTCGGCTCCCTCTACTTCGAGCCTCCGTACGCAAAGGG GAAATTTCGTCGAGCCTTAGCCCTTTGTGACGCCGTAGCAGCGCTGAGCGACCGCTACCGCGCACGCAGGGCCGACGCCGGTCACCGGCGCCAGCCGCCCCAGTGCGCGCCCAGTCGCCTGCTGCCCGAGTTCCCGCGAGTGCGCCAGCTGATGCTGCCGGCGGGCACCGACGCCGACCAGCTAGCCGGCTTCGTGGCCATGTACAG GGGCCATTGTCAGCGGCTGCTGGACGAGTGCGCCCAGGAGCCCCCCGGTGGCATGCTCCAGTGCGTGGCGCACTTCTGGCGCCGTGTGCCCGCCCACCTGGCCCCCCTGCTGGCCTCGAACTCCCTGGCCAACCTGGTGGGCATCTGCGACGGCCTGCTGTACGCCGCCGTGGCCGACGCGCTGCTTCCCACTTACCCGCCGCCCCAGCACGACAG CAACACGTGCCGTGCCGCGCGGCTACTATCGGAGCAGCTGGAGCCGTGGCTGGATGCTGCGCTGGCGGGATTCCCGGCACCGCTTCGGGCCATCAAGCTTCACA TGTGCCGCCGGCTGTCGCAGGCACTGGAGCGCCGCTTGTCGCTGGCCAAGCTGTGGCCCGCATGGCGAGCCACGGTTCCCGATTGCGCCCAGCTCGACCTTGCCTCCGTGAGCACCGAGGCAGCGGCGCACAGTCCCCGACCGGGCACACCCTCGGCGCGCTTCGTGTACGCCCGCGTCCACGAGCTCTGCGCGCTGCTGGGCTCGGACGAGCAGGCGTTGTTTGGCTGGCTCGAGGCCCTGGTGGAACGCAGCGTGGCATCACCCAGCGCCGCCAGCGCCGCCTGTGCCGCGGGACCCATGGCGCGTCACTTCCTGGCCGTGTGGTGCGCGGCGGGCGCCGAGGCCGAGCGGCAGCTGCCAGTATTGCGGCCGCTACGCGCGCTGCTGGACGAGTGGGTGCGGATGCTGCTGGAGCGCCTGTTGGCAGACGCCCTGCTGCGACAGCTGCTCGACAACGTCGCCAACGACGCGCCGCCCGAAGCCTG CTGCATCGATGGCCTGCTGCTTGAGCCTGCCGTTTATACATGA